A DNA window from Fragaria vesca subsp. vesca linkage group LG3, FraVesHawaii_1.0, whole genome shotgun sequence contains the following coding sequences:
- the LOC101306312 gene encoding protein SENSITIVE TO PROTON RHIZOTOXICITY 1-like, which yields MNINQGSTSNCFESMYMTDRDAVSSFSLEPNSSSSGAVLSQDQNHSTSLLYSLSVLKEKVHQAKSLVGVLIAPADHHQSQQQQLPESTTMGAMASMSNVIQEIIVTASSMMFTCQQMSLVAPGNDTRSEPNFTISTAGRSNTRDAGFYPTHDQTLDWFSTESYNDCLPRDVISRSHRQVETKELPPRVQRNNALQVENPPPENSSYDIIELDAADLLAKYTHYCQVCGKGFKRDANLRMHMRAHGDEYKTSIALSNPLKNNNMNSAMNVNGSSNAESSMKLPRKYSCPQEGCRWNQKHAKFQPLKSMICVKNHYKRSHCPKMYVCKRCNRKQFSVLSDLRTHEKHCGDLRWQCSCGTTFSRKDKLMGHVALFVGHTPVIINSNFPIRHGRAESQAAAGGLMQ from the coding sequence ATGAATATTAATCAGGGGAGCACATCAAATTGTTTCGAAAGTATGTACATGACGGATCGAGATGCAGTTTCGTCGTTTTCACTCGAACCAAACTCATCATCATCTGGTGCAGTACTATCCCAAGATCAGAATCACTCAACTTCTCTTCTCTATAGCCTCTCCGTCCTCAAGGAGAAAGTTCATCAAGCGAAATCGCTCGTCGGCGTGCTTATCGCTCCGGCAGATCATCATCAAAGTCAACAACAACAGCTTCCAGAGTCAACGACCATGGGAGCCATGGCGAGCATGAGCAATGTCATCCAAGAAATTATCGTCACGGCGTCTTCAATGATGTTCACTTGCCAGCAGATGTCCCTTGTTGCTCCAGGTAACGATACAAGATCTGAACCAAACTTTACTATTAGTACTGCTGGTCGTAGTAACACTAGAGACGCTGGTTTCTATCCAACACATGATCAAACACTCGATTGGTTTAGTACTGAGAGCTACAACGATTGTCTTCCTAGGGATGTGATCAGTAGGAGTCATAGACAGGTCGAAACGAAAGAGTTGCCTCCGAGAGTTCAAAGAAACAATGCGTTACAGGTAGAGAATCCTCCACCAGAAAACTCGAGCTACGACATTATTGAGTTGGATGCTGCTGATTTGTTGGCTAAGTACACTCATTACTGCCAAGTTTGCGGGAAAGGGTTCAAGCGTGATGCCAACTTGAGAATGCACATGAGGGCTCATGGGGATGAATACAAGACTAGCATTGCTTTGAGCAACCCCTTGAAGAACAACAATATGAACAGTGCAATGAACGTAAATGGATCGAGCAATGCTGAGTCTTCAATGAAATTGCCAAGGAAATATTCATGTCCTCAAGAAGGGTGCAGGTGGAACCAAAAGCACGCAAAATTCCAGCCTCTCAAGTCCATGATCTGCGTGAAGAATCACTACAAGAGGAGCCATTGTCCGAAAATGTACGTATGCAAGAGGTGCAACAGGAAGCAGTTTTCGGTGTTGTCTGATCTAAGAACACATGAGAAGCACTGTGGGGATCTAAGGTGGCAATGCTCTTGCGGAACCACATTTTCCAGGAAAGATAAGCTTATGGGTCATGTTGCTTTGTTCGTTGGACACACACCAGTTATAATCAATTCTAATTTTCCCATTAGGCATGGGAGAGCTGAGAGCCAAGCTGCAGCCGGCGGCCTGATGCAGTGA